Genomic segment of Paenibacillus sp. FSL R5-0623:
CTTTTCACAGGTAACAATATGTTCTTTACCATGAGTACGCTGGCTGGCCGAACCACAGTGAACGAAACGTTGAAGAACTGGGGGCTCGTCTTTGTTGGTAACCTGCTCGGCGCAATTCTATTAAGTCTACTTATAGTCGGTAGCGGCCTGTTTAAAACGGCCACACCGGAACATCTGCTGTTTGTCGTCTCTGCCAAAAAGATGGCGGCGCCTGTATCTGAGTTGTTCTTCCGAGGAATTCTCTGTAACTGGCTCGTCTGTCTGGCGATCTGGATGGCCGCTCGCTCCAAAGAAGATATCGCCAAACTTGTTCTTATCTGGTGGTGTCTGTACGCATTTATCGCAAGTGGTTATGAGCACAGTGTTGCCAATATGACTTTACTGTCTTTATCCTGGTTGCTGCCAAACCACCCGGATACAATCACGATGGCAGGCTGGTTCCACAACATGATTCCGGTAACGCTTGGTAATATTATCGGCGGTGCCCTCTTTGTCGGCATGGCATACTGGTATACTTCTCCGGTACGAAAAAAGGCATAATAGTTGATCTATTGCACTTATCTACGTTAGGCAGCATAACATTTGCACAGATGAAGCCACGATGGATGACGAACTCACGTTCAGTCACCCATCGTGGCTTTCTGGCTTCATTTTACATTCAATGTATACATCGTTAATCCGTGGTTAATATAACTGAAGTATAGTCAGTGTATACGCCCACCTAACTTGTAAAGGATGATCTCTTCTTATGGGAATTCATACGTACTTCAGATCACTGAATGATCTTGAACGCATTATTCGGACCCCTGGCAAATTCAAGTTCGAAGAACATTGTGTATCCGCCCATTCCTGGAAAGTGGTTCAGTACGCCAAAACGTTGGCCGATATTGAAGAACAGCAAGGCGTAAGCATTGATTGGAAAAAGTTATACGAGATTACCAGCAGTCATGATTATGGCGAAATCTTCATAGGTGATATCAAGACCCCGGTCAAACATTATTCACTGGAGCTGCGTTCGATGCTGCAAAAGGTGGAAGAAGGCATGGTTGAACATTTTATTAATGAAAATATTCCTGAAGAGTTCCAGCCTATTTTCCGCAGACAGCTGCGTGAGGGCAAAGACCAATCGGTTGAAGGACTGATTCTCGAAGTCGCAGACAAGATGGATCAAGTATATGAAGCCTTTGCTGAGCTCCAACGTGGCAATACGGAGAAAGAATTTATCGTTATGTACCGTTATGCCTTGGTCAAAATCAAAAATATCGACCTCCACTGTGTACAGTATTTCCTGGAACAGATTCTCCCCGACATGATCGAAGAGGGTATCCGCTCCCCGTTTGATATTCGCAAAATAACCGAAGAAGCTCTGGCCCAGTGATCAGCTCAAGTCAACATGGTTCTCATCATCCATGGACAGGGCTTTTTTTCGTTCCTGCAATTGCAGTCGGTATTCGCTAGGGTACATGCCCGTTTTGTTTTTGAAGATCCGGCTGAAATAGTGGGAATCACTATACCCTACCGCTCCACCAATGGTCTTGATATCCATATTCTCGTGAGTGACGAGCATGCGCTTCGCTTCATTAATCCGCAGACCTGTCATATATTTCAGGGGAGTCTCCCCCGTCACCTTCTTGAAGCACTTTCCAAGATAGTCCACACTAAAATGCATCTGTCCCGCCATGTCCTGGAGTGTAATCTCATGCATGTAATTCTGCTTCAAATACAACTTAACAGCCTCTGCGATATCCTCTGGCTTCACCTGCTCATCCAGCACGGCACTGACATGGGCAAGCGAATCCACAGCGCTCCCAAGCTTCAATTCCATCGCATCCAGCAGTGTCCGAAGCTGTTCTTCCGATAATGGTTTGAGCAGATAATCCTCCACCTTGTAACTGATCGCCTGCCGTGCATATTCGAATTCATGATAACCACTCAGAATGACAATTTTCACATGCGGATAGGCAAAATACAGATGTTTGGCGAGTTCCAATCCATTCATTACCGGCATCTGTATATCAGTTACAACCAGATCAGGTACGGAATGTTCAATGAGCTGTAACGCTTCCTGACCGTTCCTCGCTTCACCAATCACCTCGAACCGGGTATCCAGCTCTCTGAATTTGCGCGAGACATTCCGGCGAATCAGGGCTTCATCTTCCACAATAATCGTTCTATATTTGATTGTCATGGGTTCAGTCATGCTCCTTTCGAATGGAACCGCCTATAGTAATCTGGACACCGCCGGAAGACTTGTTCGTAATCTGCATGTGGGCGGCTGTGCCATACCATAATTTCAATCGGACCCATATATTCTTGAGTCCCATGCCGTTTATTTCGAGGTCAGGCATACGCTCCCACTCCTGTGACTGTTCGATATAATGCATGATCTTGGCAAGTGCCTCGGGTTCCATGCCAGGCCCGTTGTCTTCTACGTGGATCTGCCAGGTCTGCTGTACCGGATCCAACTCTCCAGTAATATTCAGTTTCCATGGAGGGGTATCACCCAGTCCATATTTCATGGCATTTTCGAGTAGTGGTTGTACCATTAACATTGGAACCTGAATATGTTGCATCTCATCCGGAATATGAAACTCATAGTGTAGATCATCCTCAAACCTAATCTTCATACACTCCAGATATCGCTCACAATAATCCAATTCTTGAGTCAGGGGAACCCCGTTCTTACCCGGAGTAGAAATATAACGCAGCATAGACGCAATATTGGCGCAGAACGCGACAATCTGCTTATTCATGCCTTCTTCCGCCATGATGCTGATATTGGTGATGTTGTTATAGAGAAAATGCGGGTTCATCTGGGATTGCAGCGCCAGTAATCTCGCTTCTGTCTCCTGAGATTTCATCAACAGCCTGTCCTGAAACGATTGCACAAGCTGTTGATTCAGCCGGATAAACGTATCATTCAGCTCATCCATCTCCCGAATAGAACCGGGATGCTCCAGCTTGAACAATTGAGCGGAATCCTGACCCGATACCAGATCATTCTCACCCGTTTTCTGAATAATGCGCTGCAAACGATGCAGCGGCAAAGTAACCCTTTTGGAAATCAGATACGAGAGAACCAGAATCAGCATGAGAGTAGCTAACGTGGCACCGATAAACATCATAGCCATCCGATTGAGACTCGCGAAAAGGGATTGTTTGGACTGCATGACAATAACGGTCCATCCCGTCTCCTGTGACGTCATGTACGTCATCATTTGTTTGGACTGACTCAACGGATCGGTAATCTCCTGCATCGTATCCGGCGGAAATGAAAGATTTTGAATCAAGTCCACATCATCGAAATGGCCTGCTTGAGAAGCATCGGCTGCCGAAGAAAGTGGAAACAACCTTGTATTTTGTTCATCCACTACATAGATCCGAAGATCGTCGTTATTTGCCTGCAATTCATTCAAATGCTGAAACAGGGTTCCGGCATCCTGCAAAATCTCAACGACACCCTGGCTGACATAGTTGCCATCTTTGTATACCCGGGTAAGAGAAATGTAGGGTTGATCCGATTTTCCCTCACCAGTCGGCATGGGCAAGGCTCCGCCCTCTAACAATTGGATCACCCGCCATCCACTCCGCTCCCAGGTTTCCTTGTACCACGGTCGCTGAGTCAGGTCTACCGACAGTTGACCGTTGAATGCACCCGCTCCCAACATCTTGCCATTCACATCATAGATATTGGCCTGCTTGGCTGTATTGGAGCTACTAATGATCGCAAGAATGACATCAATTAGTGTGGTTGTATCCTTATACAATGCTGGATCACTCGTCATTGTCTGCTCACTGCCTTCTGCTGGTGCCAAGTAGTGACTGAAGTGTTCTTTGACCAGATTGGAGTACACGATATTCATGGAAAAGTTGTTCATTTTCACCACTTCCTGATCCAAGTTACTGACGATTGATACCCCCAGTTGTCTCTGCTGTTCTTCACTTCGCTGACGAATGTCACTTGCGAGAAAAACATACAGAAGCCCCGCCACAATCAGCGAAAAGATAATAAATACCGCAGAGTAATAGGCAAACAGACTTTGCTGAAGCGTTCCAAATCGATATCGCAATCCCCACACACCTCGTCCTATGATGATATCTGTCACACCATTCGAAAATGTCCACCCAACAGAACGCTTTTGTCTATTGAGCACATCCGCTGTTCACAGTAAAGTTATCCACATAAGAATACGCTTACATTAAGCGTTTCGGCAAGTGACAATTTTCTTTATATTCCGGGAGGTTCAATGATGAGAAAACGATTTCTATTTTCGCTTGCAAGTGTGCTCCTGCTCTCCACTCTGCTGCTTGCCGGGTGCAACTCAGGTAAAAGTACGGAAGGTTCCGGTAAGGTGACACTCACTTTTGGAACGAGTCAATCCGGTATTCCTCGCACGGGCATCATGCAGACGATGGCCAAGGAATATGAGCAGGAGACGGGTGTCAAAATCGACTTTCAGGTGGTACCTGACGCACAGTGGCGTGACCTGATCAAGGTGAAGCTGGCCTCAGGCGAAGCACCTGATATTTTCAATGTCGATGTGGACCCACTGAGCATGCCAGCTAACGTAAGACCGGAGGAAAATGCCATTGATCTGACCAATGAGGAATTCACAGGTCGGATGTCTGAAGAGATTTTACCAACCGTCAGTCACAATGACAAGGTGTACGGGGTTTCTTTTGCACCAACGAAAATCTGGTATGTGTACTATAACAAACGTATCTTCCAAGAGCTCGGCATAGAGCCTCCTACATCCTATGCCGAATTCAAGGCGATCAGCCAGAAAATTAAGGATAAAGACATTATTCCATTCTATCAGGCACCTGCCAGCGGGTGGTATCAGGTTCTGCCTTTGTTCGAAACGGGGCCTAACTATGAGCAAACGACAGCAGGAACCTACGAGAAATTAAACAACAATGAGATGAAAGTCGCAGATATGACGCAACTCAAGACGGTCATTGAACAGTTGAACGAATTTGCGGATCTCGGTTATTTCGGTAAAGACTTCTTGTCCAATACGGTAGAAGCGGGAATTGAGGCGTTTGGTCAGGAGAAGGCAGCGATGTTACTGCGGGTTCCAGGGACGGAAAAGGAAGTGTCCGAAGCGTATCCGGCAATGAAAGACAATATGGGGTTCTTCGTCATGCCGTGGGGAGATAATCAGACGATTGGTGTGAATCCGGGCGGTTCAGCTGCGATGTTTGGTAACAAAAACAGTAAACATCCCGAAGAAGTGCTGAAATTCTTCCGCTGGATCACCGAGCATGATCATCTGCAACGTGTGTTCGATGAAGGTGAAGGCAATCTGACGATCTGCTGGCCGGAAATCGAACCAAAACTGACACAGGACTATATTGATTATGAGAAAAATCATGAAAAAGGTACGGTCATGCAGGCCGCTGTGAAATACATTGATCCACAATGGATGGATATTGGCAAAGACTTGTCAGGCATGTTCGCCGGCGCAATGACACCGGATCAGATTCTGCAAAATATTGATAAACGCCGTGCTGAACAAGCCAAAGTGCTGAAAGATGAGAAGTGGCAGTAACCACGCATATTTCAGATAAACACAAACGCACAACAGCGTTACATGTAGCGGGCGTTTGCCCGCTCATGTATTTTGGCAGGAAGGAAAGGTGTTACCGGTTATGAATGCAAACAAAATCTATCCCTGGTATTTCTCATCTGGAGCGAT
This window contains:
- a CDS encoding formate/nitrite transporter family protein, which encodes MYTPSVEGIIEAAVKKRDQMNASLPRYMVAALMAGAYVGLGIVLIFSIGAPLLAAQSPLQTMLMGMSFGLALTLVIFAGSELFTGNNMFFTMSTLAGRTTVNETLKNWGLVFVGNLLGAILLSLLIVGSGLFKTATPEHLLFVVSAKKMAAPVSELFFRGILCNWLVCLAIWMAARSKEDIAKLVLIWWCLYAFIASGYEHSVANMTLLSLSWLLPNHPDTITMAGWFHNMIPVTLGNIIGGALFVGMAYWYTSPVRKKA
- a CDS encoding YfbR-like 5'-deoxynucleotidase is translated as MGIHTYFRSLNDLERIIRTPGKFKFEEHCVSAHSWKVVQYAKTLADIEEQQGVSIDWKKLYEITSSHDYGEIFIGDIKTPVKHYSLELRSMLQKVEEGMVEHFINENIPEEFQPIFRRQLREGKDQSVEGLILEVADKMDQVYEAFAELQRGNTEKEFIVMYRYALVKIKNIDLHCVQYFLEQILPDMIEEGIRSPFDIRKITEEALAQ
- a CDS encoding response regulator, with product MTIKYRTIIVEDEALIRRNVSRKFRELDTRFEVIGEARNGQEALQLIEHSVPDLVVTDIQMPVMNGLELAKHLYFAYPHVKIVILSGYHEFEYARQAISYKVEDYLLKPLSEEQLRTLLDAMELKLGSAVDSLAHVSAVLDEQVKPEDIAEAVKLYLKQNYMHEITLQDMAGQMHFSVDYLGKCFKKVTGETPLKYMTGLRINEAKRMLVTHENMDIKTIGGAVGYSDSHYFSRIFKNKTGMYPSEYRLQLQERKKALSMDDENHVDLS
- a CDS encoding histidine kinase, translating into MRYRFGTLQQSLFAYYSAVFIIFSLIVAGLLYVFLASDIRQRSEEQQRQLGVSIVSNLDQEVVKMNNFSMNIVYSNLVKEHFSHYLAPAEGSEQTMTSDPALYKDTTTLIDVILAIISSSNTAKQANIYDVNGKMLGAGAFNGQLSVDLTQRPWYKETWERSGWRVIQLLEGGALPMPTGEGKSDQPYISLTRVYKDGNYVSQGVVEILQDAGTLFQHLNELQANNDDLRIYVVDEQNTRLFPLSSAADASQAGHFDDVDLIQNLSFPPDTMQEITDPLSQSKQMMTYMTSQETGWTVIVMQSKQSLFASLNRMAMMFIGATLATLMLILVLSYLISKRVTLPLHRLQRIIQKTGENDLVSGQDSAQLFKLEHPGSIREMDELNDTFIRLNQQLVQSFQDRLLMKSQETEARLLALQSQMNPHFLYNNITNISIMAEEGMNKQIVAFCANIASMLRYISTPGKNGVPLTQELDYCERYLECMKIRFEDDLHYEFHIPDEMQHIQVPMLMVQPLLENAMKYGLGDTPPWKLNITGELDPVQQTWQIHVEDNGPGMEPEALAKIMHYIEQSQEWERMPDLEINGMGLKNIWVRLKLWYGTAAHMQITNKSSGGVQITIGGSIRKEHD
- a CDS encoding ABC transporter substrate-binding protein — translated: MMRKRFLFSLASVLLLSTLLLAGCNSGKSTEGSGKVTLTFGTSQSGIPRTGIMQTMAKEYEQETGVKIDFQVVPDAQWRDLIKVKLASGEAPDIFNVDVDPLSMPANVRPEENAIDLTNEEFTGRMSEEILPTVSHNDKVYGVSFAPTKIWYVYYNKRIFQELGIEPPTSYAEFKAISQKIKDKDIIPFYQAPASGWYQVLPLFETGPNYEQTTAGTYEKLNNNEMKVADMTQLKTVIEQLNEFADLGYFGKDFLSNTVEAGIEAFGQEKAAMLLRVPGTEKEVSEAYPAMKDNMGFFVMPWGDNQTIGVNPGGSAAMFGNKNSKHPEEVLKFFRWITEHDHLQRVFDEGEGNLTICWPEIEPKLTQDYIDYEKNHEKGTVMQAAVKYIDPQWMDIGKDLSGMFAGAMTPDQILQNIDKRRAEQAKVLKDEKWQ